AGTTTCCATCGATAAGCCGCTTCGTTTGCCCAGTAAACAAGGCTGTCCACATCCTGATAATACAGAATAGAAAAACCATCTGCATCTCCGAGGAAGAGACGGGATATCCAAATATTGATGTCTTTCGGTATAATCTTTACTTCATAGTCATTACCGCAAGAAAGAGCCAAAAGTTGTGAGTGGAAGAAGTCATAATCCATCGAAATGTCCTCACTGCGAGTTATCGATTCCTCCACATCGCTATTTACTGAAAACACCTGAAATTCATCATCCCACGTGACACCAGTGCGAGCAAGCCTGCCAAAGCTGGTTATAGTTCCATCCGGGAGTTCCACATCAAAACGCTCGTATGGTTCATATACCCACGCATCGCCCAGCCGCAGCAGCTCGCATACCGTCCGGTTGTCCGAGCAGTACCCTGCATAACCACTACCACCGATTACATTCACTGTGAAACGCAGGGTTGAAGCTGCACCAGAATATACTCTTACTTTATTGCCGCGTTTTCGCATCTCTATAGTATACATATTCGGATTAGCACGAAGATCGGCATCTACAGTTTTTGAGAAACTGGTGGAATAGCTACCAAGCAAGGAATTACCTTGATAAAGCTCGACTCTTTGCGTGTCATAGTTTAAGCAGCAGAAAATATCCCCAAGGAACACCCCAGCCCGTCCACTGCTATTTTGAGGGAAAGCCAGCCTTGCCCGGATATGAATATCGGAAAACCCGTCGTATTTCCATGCAAGTTTGCCATATCCCTCGAGCTGGGAATATGGGCGACTTTCTGTGCTGTCTGGATCCTGCCAAACATCCCATTCGCCATCCAACACAGTCCAGTAGTTTTCAGGCAGGATGTTCCTGTCCCGAAAATCCTCATACCAAATAAGCGCCGAGTCGGGTTTTCTTCGCAACATTTCAAAGGTCAGTTTAAAACCTCGATCCGGCTCAACCATCACACCATTTACATCCTTGAATCGACGAGGAGAGAGCATAAAGCTGGCTTCACCGGCAAAGGGATACTCCGAAAATCCACTGCAAACCCTAAAACCGTAAAACTGGACTCCCGGCACACCACCGCTTATGCTGACAGCATGCATTCCCTCTTGGAGAAATACACCTTTTGTAAGTGTCAACCAGCAAACTCTTCTCCAGTATGGCCACCATAAACGGTTCTCGCTGATAATCTTTGATTCACCATCAAGGGAAACGATAATCGCATTTTTGTCCCAGTAAGGAAAGCAAAGCTGTACTGCAATATCGTAATATCCCGCTTCTCTTATCTCAAAACGGTACTCTGCTGACGCCTGGTCATCTCCAAGTGAGGCCATCTCATCAGTAATAATGACATTTCCTTTATATTCATCTGGAACTCCGTTCCTGTCAATATAAATGGTTCCGAACTCCGCTTTCTGCTCCTTGCCATAGCTTGTCAAATATCTCCGCCTGTTATAAACCCCTTTTTGCAGCGGGTATTCCCAGGATACGGCGTCCCAGCCTTCCATATAGTCATATACATGAGGAAGAGCCCAAGGTACTTTGTTATAGTCATCCCAGTAAGCCACAATTGGAATAAACGGCTGAGGCGGTGCATCGCCTGTGAAATTGTAAACCCCAGTCATCCAGTATTTTGCCGCATAGTAGGTATTAGACACCCCTCGATAGGTTATCCCAAGGTTTTCAGGTGTATCATGAATCCTCCAGTTCCAGCCATAAGCAGGCAACCCCATGAATATCTTATCGGGTGACATAACGGAAACAGCATAATCATATATGCCCTCAAGCCAGTCACGAGGAGATACTGGGCCGGGAGCAGAGCCCGCCCATGCCATGCCATAGCTCATGATGGCGGCGGTATCGCAATAGTCGTTAAGATCGGCATAAACACACCAGTTTTCACCGCCCACCGAGCCTTGAACGCCGGTCATACCAGGCAGGCAGATGTTGACAAGCTTTGTTGCATCATAAGACTTAACTGTATTGTATATATCACTAAATAGTGCATTCGCCGCATCCTTGTTTTCATAACCGCCGCCGCGCTCCAGGTCAATATCTACCCCAGCGCACCATGGATACTTGTTCATGATTCGGATGATTTCAGTGAGAAACTTATCCTTTGCACCGTTTTCGTTGTTGCGAAGTGCAGTAAAAATATTGGCTATTCCATGATTCATAATAGTGAGCAGCCACTTAATGTGCGGCCATTTCTGAATATACGGTAGCATGCTGCTGATGCTGGTACCGGTTTCAGTGATTGTGCCTGTTGCGTCAACCTCAAAAGTAAAAATGCCTACCGTATCAAAGCGGTCGCCGTAGTCTCTAAGTGCTTCATACATTCGGGCATTACCCATAAAACTCCACACCATGCAACGTTTGCCTTTTAAGAAATCCCTCACAACCGGTCACCGCCTTCCTGCATCTCCTGAAATTCAAAGAGCACCCGCGCCGATTTTCTCTCTTCCAGCTTCACCATATGTTTGCTATCCCATGCCGCAGAGTATTGATAAAACCCATCCTTAGGAGTCTGACTTCCGTTTTTTAGGCATTGGCGGGTGGAAGCCTTGAGTGTCAGCTCATCGCCTGCGTTAACCGAGTCAAGAACCCTTACCTTATGCGCGCCCATACCTTGGGATATTTCAATACTTCCTGCGGCCATATCCTGTATAGGATAGATATAGCAGTCAAGACCAGCAGAAGTTTTACCCAGGTTGAATAAAATTACAGTCTCCGCTGTTCGCACCACACCGTTATAATGCCGGGGCGGAACTGGCTGCCCGTTTTCCTGCATTTTCGTTAACATTTTGCTCGTGTGGACGGTATAGCCCGTCAACTGATCTCCATCCTGAAGCTGCAGGTCGGTGAAATAGATTATTCCGGTACAGTCGGAAATCTTGAGTATCACAGTAACGCCCACCACATGTTTATTGCTTTTTAGTTGTATGGTTTCTGTAAATCTTGAAAACTGCATAGTTTTTTCCTCCAAAACTATTTGACAAACATAGGCATCAATGCTAAACTATAATCTGATTTTATATTTGGAGGCTAGTATACACCTATGTGTGGTATTTTTCGTATTCGTAAATAAAGGTGCCCTGAACAAAAGATAGCTCAATAGCAGCGTCTTTGTTTTAGTGCACCCTTTTTCGATTAAAAAAAAAACCGAAAGAGGTGTATTTTTTATGCCCCAAAATAGAAAAAAAGGGACAACTCCGCCCATTTGGGTATCTCAAAACTTTTTGACAAGTTACAAAATCATCAACAGAATTATTCGCAGAACAACCCTTAACAAGGATGATCATGTGATTGAAATTGGCCCGGGAAAGGGTCATATAACAGGCATCTTGATTCAAAAATGCCGAAAAGTCTCGGCAATCGAAATTGACGGCCGTTTATATAATAGATTGACAGCAAAATTCAAGGACGTCAAAAATATCCGTATATATCATCAGGATTTTATGAAGTGGAAGCTTCCTCAATCCGAAGATTATAAGGTTTTTTCAAACATTCCCTTTTGCTTCACTACGGATATTATGCGAAAACTCACGGAGTGCAAAAACGCACCTTCTGAAGCATGGCTTACCATGGAAAAAGGCGCAGCCAAGCGTTTCATGGGTAAGCCTTCAGAATCATTGCGTTCACTGCTTATAAAGCCCAGATTTGATTTGGATATTGCTTACTATTTCAGCAGGGAAGATTTTCATCCCAAACCGGGCGTTGATATGGTACTTCTTCACCTTAAGAAAAAGAGCCCGCCGGATATCCCCGCAAACCAGTGGTTTGCCTATGAACAATTTGTTTCAAAGGCGCTAAAATATGGATTCCGCTGTTTTTTTACAAGCAAGCAATTATCTAGGGCATTCCGTCAGGCTGGCGTGCAAAACAATATCACCCCTGCAGAGATTCTTTATGTTCAATGGCTTTGCCTTTTCCGATGCTACTGGGAGCATGTGCTAGGCAGAAAATGATTTGAGTGGCTCATTACCCGTCCAATGTCCACTGTATTTCGCATACATGCCCGATCCATCCGGTAGTAACCGCGCCACCTTGAAGCAATAAGTCTGTAAAGTACACTGTGCCGGTGCAGTCAGTGACGCACAGCCTGATGGTGATAGATTTGACTCTGCTGATACTTTTGGGAGAAATATTGTGTGCGATCTGATTGAAATATGCCATATCACCACCCTCAAATCAGGTCTATAAATCTTGTTTCTGTTGTACCGTCCTCGTATTCAATTACTATCTCAACTCCAACTTGGCCGTTTTCACCCTTTTCAAGGTTTTCGGAAGCAATCTGCGCTGAAAATGTATAGCTTTTACGTGTTGCTGGGTACACCGTCTGTGACAAGCTCTTTGTCATACCAGATACACCAACAGCCTTGAAGGAAGCAGTTCCCGAAACACCATTCTCAGTATCCACTTCAAAACCGGAATTGATCCAGTAGGCAAAACCATCATCCGCCCTGGAATTGCGCAGATGGTTGAAGGGCACCATATCTTTAATTTCCTGACGATTTATCAACTCTGCTGAGGACAGCGCATCTGCTGCCTTGTCCCACTGCGCCGAAGAATCGCCAAGTTCCCGCAGTTTAGTTGAAAGCTCAATCACTGTTTTCCAAGGTTCCTGCAAGTTATACTGCCTTCGCACAACACGTGTTTTTACCAAAAGGCCTAGTTCTTTATCGTCCACTGTAACAATATCACCCAGTTTCCATGCTTCGTGCTCATAACCGGTCAGCGCAGATAAATCCATAGCAGACAGCACATATGACACGCGAGGCTTCGAATATTCTGCAAGCCGCATTTTTGCATATTCCAGCATCTGATATGGATTCGTAAACGACGAACAATCAAGCGTCGACACCCTCACTTCACTGGAAAAAGTGTAATCTTCCACGTATTCCTTACCTCCATTAATTGAAGCGAATGTCATTCCGTCCTTTCCATAAGCATAGAGCCTTGTCACTAATTCACGTGTATCGACTACCCGCTGAATACTTTTCAAATTCTTTCTATATGAAAAAAGCGCTCCGCTATCAGTACCACTAAAAGTCAAAAGGTGTACCTGGCGGTTGGCGCTGTCAAACACCAGATCGCCGCCATAAATATTCTGTATGGCGCGAAGGATGGATAAGGCATTTTTTTCTGTACACTGCCATGTCCGTTTCGTAGTGACTGTAACATTTCCTACTGTCCAGCCTGTACCCAAAAGTGCATATTGCATCGGAACATCTGCAGTATCTGCATTGAATTCTCTAGGTTCTTTTTCCGCACTGAAAGACAGATCGTAAAATACCGCTTCAGCATATACTTGCGTAATAACACGCCCATCTTCGCTTTTATTGTCCGTTAAGGTTCGGATCCGGTAAATGTCATTTACGATTTGCACTTGTTTTTCATTTTCCAGTGTGCTTCTTTTTGGATCATGGAACGGAAGCTTGAATTCCAGCGTATCCGCGCCGTTCACCTCACCAGTGACAATGATATCAAAGGCATTTTCAAGAACAGCTTCCCATGCTCCGTTTTTGTCCAAAATCACAGGACGGGCAAAGCCTAATTTCTCATAGGGCGCTTTCGGTATATCATGAAGCTGTATTTCCAGAAGTTTTGGCGTCTTCAACGGATCGCTGCTGGTAAGGGTAACACGGAACCTTATATATTGCCGATTTGGCGATTGAAGTTCACCGCTGGTTCCCACAGCCTGCCATGCAGACCATTCTTCAAGATCATCGCTTGTGCTGGTCTCTACTAGAGACACTGACGTAACACCTGCAGTATATTCGCTTACGACAGCTACACGACCGCTGCCTGATAAAGCACATGGAACCGCCCTTGTATAAAGTACGCCACTTGCAGGATACTCGCCATCTGTTGCTTTAAGGGTGACTGCGCCAGGCTCTGCCAAAGCATCTACATCCGAAGCCGCATCCCCACCGTTTGCATGTAAAGACGACTTAAAATATAGCAGCAAATCATCAGCTGTAAGCTGTGAGTCCGTTTCCAGAAACCAGTCGTCGAAGCCTCCGGCATAGTAGTAGGTATTTGCATGCATCCCCATAATAATGTCTGCTATACATTCCCGATTCAGCTCTCCCGAAAAGGAACGCACAGGTGACACCCAGGTTGCCCCGTCGCTGCGATCGCATATGATGTTCTGTACCTTTTTGTTGTTTACTTCAATGATGGAGGCGATAAAATACCAGCCGCCGTTTTTCAAGGTAATGGTAGCTGTTTCACTCTGGTCGTAGATTAGTGTGCCGGAGGAGTTATACAACATAAGCCTAAGTCTCCCTTGATAAAGTGAAACATAAAAAATTGGCTGACCGGGTCCTTGGCGGGTATTGAATATGGGTATATATGTCTGGCCGACCGAATAGGTGGTAGGATTAATCCAACCGCCTACAACAATCTTTTCACCCAGATTGCTAAAGAAACTCCCATCATTTTCTGCTATAAGATGGGTCTTTTCAGAAGTCGGATTAACAATATTTTGCCTGAAGTATCTTCCGAATCTTCCAGCAATAAGGTTCGCTGATGTCCCTGACCAGCCGGAGATGGTAAAATGTCTGCCATGTCCCGATGAATCCATAAGCTGAAGATTTTCGTCTGGCGTTTTTTCATTAAATCGCCATAAAGCAGACGTCCTTGAAGTTACAGGAAACTCACCGGTAAAATCCTCTTGGTTCGTTAGAATTGATTTTATCGCCATGTTATCACCTCCATCTGCTTTTTGCCTGTATTTTTAACTCAGTAAAGGTCGCGTTTTCTGCAGCAATCTCAATATGATTAACACCTTTCCTGAGAATTGGAAAATTCAGATCCTGCAGGCTGGGAAGACCATTTCTCAAGGTTCCGCCTGTTTCATCAATAACCTTAGCTGTTACCATGCCGGAGTCGACAATCAGAGTTTCACCTTCAGATAATGAGCCAACAATTCGCATTTTCTCACCGTTTGTAATAAGCGAAATATAGCCTGATGAGGACGTTGATATCAAACCCTTCAAGAGATAAACCGGATTGGAATCCGCATTTCCTTTAACCCTCTCCAGCTCATGCAGACCTGTTTCAGAAAGAACAAATACCTCATCTTCCAACGCATAAGCATATGGGTCGGGACAAACAAACCGAAGTTCAAAGCTGCCCGCTGTCCGCAGTAATCGCTCACAGTCAACCGCTTCTGATAAGCGAGCCATGAAATATCGGTCGGGCAAATCATCTAGAACAAGTTGTTTAAGCCCGTTTTCCGGATTTAACCATTCAGCAACATTATCAAGAACCGATACAAGATCGGCAAAACTGCGCTGGGGAAGCACACTACAGCTAATTATTATGTTTCGTTCTGATATATCGCAGCCAAAATCTGCAATACCTGCTTTGCCCGGCACAGTTTCAAAGGAATTGCGCAGGGCAGGGGAGACCTGCCATTTAGTAAGTCTTGCTCGTATTTTCATACTTTGCGACGATATTCCATTGTAGATAAATCCCATATGCTTCCCTCCATTACGCTGTTATAAAACGTCCCTGCGCCCTTGAACCTGTCTGCATCAGGTTATATAACTCCTGTGAAATCCTACGTATGTCTTCTTCACCACGAACAATCATCTGCTGCACCACAACAAGCGGCCCAGAAGCTAAACCGCTAAATCCACCTCGTCCACTTACACTAATATCAGGAGATATATTAAAATCTGTCGGCACTGCATTTTGCATATCGTCTGCCACTCTGGCCATAGCCTTGTCAAATCCCTCACCAATACCCAGTGCCATATTGCCGCCAATACCTTCAAAAACAGTGGACGGAGATCTGATTCCAAGAAAATTCTTTACTCCATCAACAATACCGGAAAAGAAACCGGAAACCTTATCCTTAATCCAGCTACCAAGGCTTTTAATACCTTCCCAGATGCCTTTTACAATGTTCTTACCAATCTCAACCACTGAAACAACCGCCTTGCCCAAGCCTTCTATAATAGCCGCAACAATCTGAGGTAAAGACTTTACTAGTTCTGGAATGGCTTTCACAAGCCCGGCAGCAAGCTGTACGATAAGCGTAATTCCCAATTCTA
This region of Desulforamulus ferrireducens genomic DNA includes:
- a CDS encoding phage tail spike protein yields the protein MAIKSILTNQEDFTGEFPVTSRTSALWRFNEKTPDENLQLMDSSGHGRHFTISGWSGTSANLIAGRFGRYFRQNIVNPTSEKTHLIAENDGSFFSNLGEKIVVGGWINPTTYSVGQTYIPIFNTRQGPGQPIFYVSLYQGRLRLMLYNSSGTLIYDQSETATITLKNGGWYFIASIIEVNNKKVQNIICDRSDGATWVSPVRSFSGELNRECIADIIMGMHANTYYYAGGFDDWFLETDSQLTADDLLLYFKSSLHANGGDAASDVDALAEPGAVTLKATDGEYPASGVLYTRAVPCALSGSGRVAVVSEYTAGVTSVSLVETSTSDDLEEWSAWQAVGTSGELQSPNRQYIRFRVTLTSSDPLKTPKLLEIQLHDIPKAPYEKLGFARPVILDKNGAWEAVLENAFDIIVTGEVNGADTLEFKLPFHDPKRSTLENEKQVQIVNDIYRIRTLTDNKSEDGRVITQVYAEAVFYDLSFSAEKEPREFNADTADVPMQYALLGTGWTVGNVTVTTKRTWQCTEKNALSILRAIQNIYGGDLVFDSANRQVHLLTFSGTDSGALFSYRKNLKSIQRVVDTRELVTRLYAYGKDGMTFASINGGKEYVEDYTFSSEVRVSTLDCSSFTNPYQMLEYAKMRLAEYSKPRVSYVLSAMDLSALTGYEHEAWKLGDIVTVDDKELGLLVKTRVVRRQYNLQEPWKTVIELSTKLRELGDSSAQWDKAADALSSAELINRQEIKDMVPFNHLRNSRADDGFAYWINSGFEVDTENGVSGTASFKAVGVSGMTKSLSQTVYPATRKSYTFSAQIASENLEKGENGQVGVEIVIEYEDGTTETRFIDLI
- a CDS encoding glycosyl hydrolase family 18 protein gives rise to the protein MRDFLKGKRCMVWSFMGNARMYEALRDYGDRFDTVGIFTFEVDATGTITETGTSISSMLPYIQKWPHIKWLLTIMNHGIANIFTALRNNENGAKDKFLTEIIRIMNKYPWCAGVDIDLERGGGYENKDAANALFSDIYNTVKSYDATKLVNICLPGMTGVQGSVGGENWCVYADLNDYCDTAAIMSYGMAWAGSAPGPVSPRDWLEGIYDYAVSVMSPDKIFMGLPAYGWNWRIHDTPENLGITYRGVSNTYYAAKYWMTGVYNFTGDAPPQPFIPIVAYWDDYNKVPWALPHVYDYMEGWDAVSWEYPLQKGVYNRRRYLTSYGKEQKAEFGTIYIDRNGVPDEYKGNVIITDEMASLGDDQASAEYRFEIREAGYYDIAVQLCFPYWDKNAIIVSLDGESKIISENRLWWPYWRRVCWLTLTKGVFLQEGMHAVSISGGVPGVQFYGFRVCSGFSEYPFAGEASFMLSPRRFKDVNGVMVEPDRGFKLTFEMLRRKPDSALIWYEDFRDRNILPENYWTVLDGEWDVWQDPDSTESRPYSQLEGYGKLAWKYDGFSDIHIRARLAFPQNSSGRAGVFLGDIFCCLNYDTQRVELYQGNSLLGSYSTSFSKTVDADLRANPNMYTIEMRKRGNKVRVYSGAASTLRFTVNVIGGSGYAGYCSDNRTVCELLRLGDAWVYEPYERFDVELPDGTITSFGRLARTGVTWDDEFQVFSVNSDVEESITRSEDISMDYDFFHSQLLALSCGNDYEVKIIPKDINIWISRLFLGDADGFSILYYQDVDSLVYWANEAAYRWKLRGIAIWSLGQEDMRLWEALPKQI
- a CDS encoding distal tail protein Dit; this encodes MGFIYNGISSQSMKIRARLTKWQVSPALRNSFETVPGKAGIADFGCDISERNIIISCSVLPQRSFADLVSVLDNVAEWLNPENGLKQLVLDDLPDRYFMARLSEAVDCERLLRTAGSFELRFVCPDPYAYALEDEVFVLSETGLHELERVKGNADSNPVYLLKGLISTSSSGYISLITNGEKMRIVGSLSEGETLIVDSGMVTAKVIDETGGTLRNGLPSLQDLNFPILRKGVNHIEIAAENATFTELKIQAKSRWR
- the erm gene encoding 23S ribosomal RNA methyltransferase Erm, giving the protein MPQNRKKGTTPPIWVSQNFLTSYKIINRIIRRTTLNKDDHVIEIGPGKGHITGILIQKCRKVSAIEIDGRLYNRLTAKFKDVKNIRIYHQDFMKWKLPQSEDYKVFSNIPFCFTTDIMRKLTECKNAPSEAWLTMEKGAAKRFMGKPSESLRSLLIKPRFDLDIAYYFSREDFHPKPGVDMVLLHLKKKSPPDIPANQWFAYEQFVSKALKYGFRCFFTSKQLSRAFRQAGVQNNITPAEILYVQWLCLFRCYWEHVLGRK